From a single Salvelinus namaycush isolate Seneca chromosome 14, SaNama_1.0, whole genome shotgun sequence genomic region:
- the LOC120058804 gene encoding beta-1,4 N-acetylgalactosaminyltransferase 1-like, with protein sequence MMRCLVQKKTCLIILSSLLLFALLRYWTRRATTPVDVGPGQSYKAQKVLKERLQNVQNSYDNIPYVLKESVAGRLALNECVCEADKKPAIDLPFAQVLFPRVWAQDDFHTAFQEAELAQVKSRRQQEYNSFQQRYQTPADLLVIAEANSPLQYPTQGVEVRPLKTIVIPGLGLKEKHRQLHTVNLTATLGTFDVLATVDGVSIRGQGVMHMTLSSRLLSTLNRQLQFVTYTNTLFHPRTADTVQFETDGHQSVFTIKVGHAVIPKLYHAGYTGEFSISSLVTIATKTFLRYDKLQDLIDSIREFYPTIAIVIADDNEHPQPVIGPHIEHYIMPFGKGWFAGRNLAVSQVTTKYVLWVDDDFLFTSNTRLENMVEILEKTTLDMVGGAVREATGYTATYRHTISVEEGGEEGDCIHIRNGYHHVIEGFPNCVLADAVINFFMGRTDKMQQVGFDPRLNRVAHLEFFIDGLGILHIASCDDIIINHASKIKLPWGKSDSEKAYAKFRYSSSDAAQIKNALFYFKNRLKCMSSN encoded by the exons ATGATGCGCTGCCTCGTTCAGAAGAAAACATGCCTCATCATTTTATCTTCACTGCTACTGTTCGCCCTCCTCCGCTATTGGACTCGAAGGGCCACCACCCCTGTTGACGTGGGACCAGGTCAGAGCTACAAGGCACAGAAGGTTCTGAAGGAGAGGCTACAAAATGTCCAGAATAGTTATGACAATATCCCATATGTCCTGAAGGAAAGTGTGGCAGG GCGTCTGGCACTGAACGAGTGTGTTTGTGAGGCAGATAAGAAGCCTGCCATCGACCTGCCTTTTGCCCAAGTGCTGTTCCCCCGTGTCTGGGCCCAGGATGACTTCCACACAGCCTTCCAGGAGGCAGAGCTGGCTCAGGTGAAAAGTCGCAGGCAGCAGGAGTACAACAGCTTCCAGCAGAG GTACCAGACTCCCGCAGACCTCCTTGTTATAGCAGAAGCCAACAGTCCCCTGCAGTACCCTACCCAGGGGGTGGAGGTTCGCCCTCTCAAGACAATCGTTATCCCTG GGTTGGGTCTGAAAGAAAAGCATAGACAACTTCATACA GTGAATCTGACTGCTACCCTGGGGACATTTGATGTGTTAGCCACCGTAGACGGGGTCTCCATTAGAGGACAGGGAGTGATGCACATGACTTTGTCCAGTAGACTCCTCTCCACTCTGAACAGACAGCTACAGTTTGTCACCTACACCAACACCTTGTTCCACCCTAGGACGGCTGATACAG TGCAGTTTGAGACTGATGGACACCAGTCCGTTTTTACCATAAAGGTTGGACATGCTGTTATTCCCAAGCTCTATCACGCAGGTTACACTGGAG AATTCAGCATAAGCTCACTTGTCACCATAGCTACCAAGACATTTCTGCGTTATGACAAACTGCAGGATCTGATTGACAGCATACGGGAGTTCTACCCCACCATCGCCATAGTGATAGCAGATGACAACGAGCACCCCCAGCCAGTGATAGGTCCACACATTGAACATTACATAATGCCGTTTGGGAAG GGTTGGTTTGCAGGGAGGAATCTGGCTGTCTCTCAGGTGACCACCAAGTATGTGCTGTGGGTGGACGATGACTTCCTCTTCACCTCCAACACCAGGCTGGAGAATATGGTGGAGATCCTGGAGAAGACCACCCTGgacatg GTGGGTGGTGCTGTGAGAGAAGCTACAGGCTACACTGCTACTTACCGCCACACCATCTCAGTGGAGgaagggggtgaggagggggactGTATACACATCAGAAATGGATACCATCATGTCATTGAGGGCTTTCCTAACTGTGTCCTAGCTGACGCTGTTATCAACTTCTTCATGGGGAGGACAGACAAGATGCAACAAGTGGGATTCGATCCTCGTCTGAACCGTGTGGCTCATCTAG AGTTCTTCATCGACGGGCTCGGGATTCTCCACATAGCTTCCTGTGATGACATCATCATAAACCATGCATCTAAGATCAAATTGCCATGGGGCAAGTCGGACAGTGAGAAGGCCTACGCCAAGTTCCGCTACTCCTCATCGGATGCTGCCCAAATCAAAAATGCCCTTTTTTACTTCAAGAACAGACTCAAATGCATGTCTAGTAACTGA